The following are from one region of the Mesorhizobium sp. B4-1-4 genome:
- a CDS encoding GntR family transcriptional regulator, with protein MQKAAVEKNNEAIAAQLAPVGRETVQDRVYSELRRALIGGLFEPSQVLTIRGLADALVTSTMPVREALGRLITEKALEALPNRSVRVPPITLDRLDDLLRARILIEGEAIALAAARMGPRQIATIETILAEWDEMRALKHKKDVDREVTLNQSFHFEIYRSCGSAVLIPMIESLWLQSGPCIRVAIYAFSEAGEVDTAQYHRRIVEALATQNAQAARDALVADISRPFTFLRSKLQSAAGKDQT; from the coding sequence ATGCAAAAGGCTGCCGTCGAAAAGAACAACGAGGCGATCGCGGCCCAGCTTGCGCCGGTCGGCCGCGAAACGGTGCAGGATCGCGTCTATTCCGAATTGCGGCGCGCCTTGATCGGTGGCCTGTTCGAACCGAGCCAGGTGCTGACCATCCGTGGGCTTGCCGATGCGCTGGTTACCTCGACCATGCCGGTGCGCGAGGCGCTCGGACGGCTGATCACGGAGAAGGCGCTGGAGGCGTTGCCCAATCGTTCGGTGCGCGTGCCGCCAATCACGCTCGATCGCCTCGATGATCTCCTGCGGGCCCGCATCCTGATCGAGGGCGAGGCGATCGCGCTGGCCGCCGCCCGCATGGGTCCGCGCCAGATCGCCACCATCGAAACCATTCTGGCCGAATGGGACGAAATGCGGGCGCTGAAGCACAAGAAGGATGTCGACCGCGAAGTGACACTCAACCAGAGCTTTCACTTCGAGATTTACCGCTCCTGCGGCTCGGCCGTGCTGATCCCGATGATCGAGAGCCTGTGGCTGCAATCGGGGCCATGCATCCGCGTCGCCATCTACGCCTTCTCGGAAGCCGGTGAGGTTGACACCGCGCAGTATCACCGCCGCATTGTCGAGGCGCTGGCCACGCAGAACGCGCAGGCGGCGCGCGACGCGCTGGTCGCCGACATCAGCCGGCCCTTCACCTTCCTGCGAAGCAAGCTGCAATCCGCGGCTGGGAAAGATCAGACATGA
- a CDS encoding DUF3830 family protein, translating into MTSIRITEPRSKLSVTAVLLPAKAPENADFLTLYLATPRAVPGIHAMWTGPEISCPVPSADLEGQAYARPLPAENATLTPQPGDIVLSYVPPRMWGGNPNAIFDIGLFYGQGARLLFPIGWLAGSVVAQVVAEEREQFAAACGVIRRTGACDITFSLMGA; encoded by the coding sequence ATGACCTCCATCCGGATCACCGAGCCACGCTCGAAGCTTTCCGTCACGGCTGTGCTGCTGCCAGCGAAGGCGCCGGAAAACGCAGACTTCCTCACATTGTATCTCGCCACGCCACGCGCCGTCCCAGGCATCCACGCGATGTGGACCGGACCTGAGATTTCCTGTCCGGTTCCATCAGCCGATCTCGAGGGGCAGGCCTATGCGCGGCCGCTGCCGGCGGAGAACGCCACGCTGACGCCGCAGCCCGGAGATATCGTGCTGTCCTACGTGCCGCCGCGCATGTGGGGCGGCAATCCCAATGCCATCTTCGACATCGGCCTGTTCTACGGGCAAGGGGCGCGGCTTCTGTTCCCGATCGGCTGGCTGGCCGGCAGCGTGGTGGCGCAGGTGGTTGCCGAGGAACGCGAACAGTTCGCCGCCGCATGCGGCGTCATCCGCCGCACCGGCGCCTGCGATATCACTTTCAGCCTGATGGGGGCCTGA
- a CDS encoding TIGR04076 family protein gives MADDSFELFDLRVEAVIPEGKPIYCGAKAGDYFELKGEMLSMPAGQGFSIYSLAAVLPLLAAKQRPTHANDWMTSDAEIACPDPNCASRLRIVRLAKRRFSHAETTAVPLPKENDPT, from the coding sequence ATGGCTGACGATAGTTTCGAACTCTTCGATCTTCGCGTCGAGGCGGTCATCCCCGAAGGCAAGCCGATCTATTGCGGCGCCAAGGCCGGCGACTATTTCGAACTCAAGGGCGAGATGCTGTCGATGCCGGCCGGACAAGGCTTTTCGATCTATTCGCTCGCCGCCGTGCTGCCGCTGCTTGCGGCAAAGCAGCGCCCGACCCACGCCAATGACTGGATGACCTCGGACGCCGAGATCGCCTGTCCCGATCCCAATTGCGCCAGTCGGCTACGGATCGTCAGACTGGCCAAGCGGCGGTTCAGCCATGCCGAAACCACGGCCGTGCCGCTGCCGAAGGAGAATGACCCGACATGA
- a CDS encoding aldo/keto reductase — protein MTAKTFELGPGYAISRVIRGGWQLAGGHGAVDRSQAVTDLIATFDAGIWTYDCADIYTGVEELIGAARLRLANERGLDAAARMKVHTKLVPDLERLAGISRDYIRGIVDQSLRRLKTERLDLVQFHWWDYAQPRYVEAMGWLDELRREGKVRNLGTTNFDTPRLAEILAAGIPLVSQQLQYSVLDQRPAHSLAALAKTNGVSFLCYGSVAGGFLSDRWLGVAEPATPLENRSLVKYKLIIDDFGGWDLFQRLLQALKIVGDRHGVDIATIASAWVLEQPQVAAVIVGARNQAHALANAKIMDIELDADDRARIAAVIAQGAGLEGDVYTLERDRNGRHGSIMHYNLNAGRV, from the coding sequence ATGACCGCCAAGACCTTCGAACTCGGCCCAGGCTACGCGATCTCGCGCGTAATCCGCGGTGGCTGGCAACTCGCCGGCGGTCACGGCGCTGTTGATCGCAGCCAGGCGGTCACCGACCTGATCGCCACTTTCGATGCCGGCATATGGACTTATGATTGCGCCGACATCTACACCGGCGTCGAGGAGCTGATCGGCGCCGCCCGCCTGCGGCTGGCCAATGAGCGCGGCCTCGATGCGGCGGCCAGGATGAAGGTGCATACCAAGCTGGTGCCAGATCTGGAACGGCTGGCCGGCATCAGCCGCGACTATATCAGGGGCATCGTCGATCAGTCGCTGCGCAGGCTGAAGACCGAGCGGCTCGATCTCGTGCAGTTCCACTGGTGGGACTATGCGCAGCCTCGCTATGTCGAGGCGATGGGCTGGCTCGACGAGCTTCGGCGCGAGGGCAAGGTGCGCAATCTCGGCACCACCAATTTCGACACGCCTCGGCTCGCCGAAATCCTGGCCGCCGGCATCCCGCTGGTCAGCCAGCAGCTGCAATATTCGGTCCTCGACCAGCGGCCTGCGCACAGCCTCGCCGCACTTGCGAAGACAAACGGCGTCAGCTTCCTCTGCTACGGCTCGGTGGCAGGCGGCTTCCTCAGCGACAGATGGCTCGGTGTGGCCGAACCCGCCACGCCGCTCGAAAACCGCTCGCTGGTCAAATACAAGCTGATCATCGACGATTTCGGCGGCTGGGACCTGTTCCAGCGACTGCTTCAGGCGTTGAAGATCGTAGGTGATCGCCACGGCGTCGACATCGCCACCATCGCCAGCGCCTGGGTGCTGGAGCAGCCGCAAGTGGCCGCCGTCATCGTCGGTGCCCGCAACCAGGCGCACGCGCTGGCCAACGCTAAGATCATGGATATCGAACTCGATGCCGATGACCGCGCGCGGATTGCTGCCGTCATAGCGCAGGGTGCCGGCCTTGAGGGCGACGTCTACACGCTGGAGCGTGACCGCAATGGCCGGCACGGTTCGATCATGCACTACAATCTCAATGCGGGCCGGGTGTGA
- a CDS encoding ABC transporter substrate-binding protein — translation MRKTILQLTTALALVTIASAAQAADCKITVGLVMELTGPAGEYGQAGAKSVEMAFRDINDAGGVRGCDLATDTRDSQSQGNIAVDAATQLVQVKKVPVIIGGIISSVSIPILTSVTAPAKIVQVSPASSSPTLTALGREGKTNGIFFRTITSDALQGVAAAKYAIDRGFKKLAIIHVNNDFGVNMVAEFSRAYKALGGTIVSDTPYNEKQSSYASEVTAAMGGEPDGLYLVSTPVDGATIARTWISQGGVQKFLLNDGMNSPDFIESVGADYLKDAYGTSSGTSPTASTEYFTKNYKAFSGIEPSNPAADRSYDAGAIVGLAIAIAGSEDPAKIRDAMYKAVDPAGTPIFAGKEEFAKALGLIKDGKPIRYEGVIGPVAFDKFGDITGPFRLWRIVDGKVTTDGEMTTDDVNALQAKLQ, via the coding sequence ATGAGAAAGACGATACTCCAACTCACCACCGCGCTCGCTCTCGTCACGATTGCCAGTGCCGCGCAGGCCGCCGACTGCAAGATCACCGTTGGCCTCGTCATGGAACTGACCGGCCCCGCCGGCGAGTACGGCCAAGCCGGCGCCAAGTCGGTCGAAATGGCTTTCCGCGACATCAACGACGCCGGCGGCGTGCGCGGCTGTGACCTTGCGACCGACACGCGCGACAGCCAGAGCCAGGGCAACATCGCAGTCGACGCCGCGACCCAACTGGTTCAGGTCAAGAAGGTGCCGGTCATCATCGGCGGCATCATCTCCTCGGTGTCGATCCCGATCCTGACCTCGGTCACCGCGCCGGCCAAGATCGTCCAGGTCTCGCCGGCGTCGTCCTCGCCAACGCTGACCGCGCTCGGTCGGGAGGGCAAGACCAACGGCATCTTCTTCCGCACCATCACCTCGGACGCGCTGCAGGGTGTGGCCGCGGCCAAATACGCCATCGACAGGGGCTTCAAGAAGCTGGCGATCATCCACGTCAACAACGACTTCGGCGTCAACATGGTTGCCGAATTCTCGCGCGCCTATAAAGCGCTCGGCGGCACCATCGTCTCCGACACGCCCTACAACGAGAAGCAGTCGAGCTATGCTTCCGAGGTCACGGCGGCGATGGGAGGCGAGCCGGACGGGCTCTATCTGGTCAGCACGCCGGTCGATGGCGCCACCATCGCCCGCACCTGGATTTCGCAGGGCGGCGTGCAGAAATTCCTGCTCAATGACGGCATGAACAGCCCTGACTTCATCGAGTCGGTCGGCGCCGATTACCTGAAGGACGCCTATGGCACCTCGTCCGGCACCAGCCCGACCGCATCGACCGAGTATTTCACCAAGAACTACAAGGCATTCTCCGGCATCGAGCCGTCGAACCCGGCGGCCGACCGGTCCTACGATGCCGGCGCCATTGTCGGACTGGCCATCGCCATTGCCGGCTCCGAGGATCCGGCCAAGATCAGGGATGCCATGTACAAGGCGGTCGACCCCGCCGGCACGCCGATCTTTGCCGGCAAGGAGGAGTTCGCCAAGGCGCTCGGCCTGATCAAGGACGGCAAGCCGATCCGCTATGAAGGCGTTATCGGTCCGGTCGCCTTCGACAAATTCGGCGACATCACCGGTCCGTTCCGGCTGTGGAGGATTGTCGACGGCAAGGTAACCACCGACGGTGAAATGACCACCGACGATGTCAACGCCTTGCAGGCCAAGCTGCAGTAA
- a CDS encoding FAD-binding oxidoreductase — protein sequence MSPETERLLSALGDRLGAGGVLAGSEVDQRYRDDPDGKLGVLPEVVLRPRDTVGVAAALAGCNAVGQPVVVHGGRTGLAGGARVQPGEIVLSLERMTGLAAPDVQAASIVAEAGATLQVVQEAADGAGLMFGVDIGARGSATVGGNIATNAGGIRVLRYGMYRAQVLGLEAVLADGSVLTSLKGLPKDNSGYDLGQLFIGAEGTLGVVTRAALRLHPKPASEVNAFCALPSLDAAIALLGLLRQKLGPLLSAYEVNFAPLYDVMVGSMAMPAPLPAGSPVYVLAEIQGSEPERDGGRFAEVLMQAVEDGVVDDVVVSQSPREFRALWDVREDANRVLFSIKGLIGVDISIPLARMGAFLREADAAIHAVDPSADIYVFGHLGDGNLHYQVLTADPAAAYGIIYRGVAAAGGGVSAEHGIGLDKKQWLHLVRGEAEIATMRRLKTALDPKNILNPGRIFDL from the coding sequence ATGTCGCCTGAAACGGAACGACTTCTGTCCGCCCTTGGCGATCGGCTGGGCGCGGGCGGCGTGCTCGCTGGCTCCGAGGTGGACCAGCGCTATCGCGACGATCCCGACGGCAAGCTTGGCGTCCTTCCCGAAGTGGTGCTACGCCCACGCGATACCGTTGGTGTCGCGGCAGCACTTGCCGGGTGCAACGCTGTCGGCCAGCCGGTCGTCGTCCATGGCGGACGCACCGGGCTGGCTGGTGGCGCGCGCGTCCAGCCGGGCGAGATCGTGCTGTCGCTGGAGCGCATGACCGGCCTTGCCGCTCCGGACGTTCAGGCCGCCAGCATCGTCGCCGAAGCGGGCGCGACGCTGCAGGTGGTGCAGGAGGCAGCCGATGGCGCCGGATTGATGTTCGGCGTCGACATCGGCGCGCGTGGTTCGGCCACTGTCGGCGGCAATATCGCGACCAATGCCGGCGGCATCCGCGTGCTGCGCTACGGCATGTACCGGGCGCAGGTGCTGGGGCTGGAGGCCGTGCTCGCCGATGGCAGCGTGCTGACGTCGCTCAAGGGCCTGCCCAAGGATAATTCCGGCTACGACCTCGGCCAGCTCTTCATCGGCGCGGAAGGCACGCTTGGCGTCGTCACCCGCGCCGCGCTCAGGCTGCATCCCAAACCGGCATCCGAGGTGAACGCCTTCTGCGCGCTGCCTTCGCTCGATGCGGCGATCGCGTTGCTTGGGCTGCTACGACAAAAGCTCGGCCCGCTACTTTCCGCCTATGAGGTCAACTTCGCGCCGCTTTATGACGTCATGGTCGGCAGCATGGCCATGCCGGCACCATTGCCGGCCGGCTCACCGGTCTATGTGTTGGCCGAGATCCAGGGCAGCGAGCCCGAACGCGACGGCGGGCGCTTCGCCGAGGTTCTGATGCAGGCGGTCGAGGACGGCGTGGTCGACGATGTGGTCGTCTCGCAATCGCCGCGCGAATTCCGTGCGCTCTGGGACGTGCGGGAGGACGCCAATCGTGTCCTGTTTTCGATCAAAGGCCTGATCGGCGTCGACATCAGCATCCCGTTGGCGCGCATGGGCGCCTTCCTGCGGGAAGCGGACGCCGCCATTCATGCCGTCGATCCCAGCGCCGACATCTATGTCTTCGGCCATCTCGGCGACGGCAACCTGCACTATCAGGTCCTGACGGCGGACCCGGCGGCGGCATATGGCATCATCTATCGCGGCGTGGCGGCGGCGGGAGGCGGCGTTTCGGCCGAGCACGGCATCGGCCTCGACAAGAAGCAGTGGCTGCATCTGGTGCGCGGCGAGGCCGAAATCGCCACGATGCGGCGGCTGAAGACAGCGCTGGACCCGAAGAACATCCTCAATCCGGGACGGATCTTCGATCTTTAA
- a CDS encoding ABC transporter permease, translated as MSALPRPSTLFLAAITTLVAVLLYSPLFVPIVSSFFTISHGDVDWSSPTLSTYRTLAGNHDILAALRTTLIVGLCTVVLSVVSGTLLALYYHGRRSGRSVLQFIIFLPFLMPPIISGLALLIFFREIGLERSLLTVIIGHTVFVLAIVYRTVLMRLQSMSRTLVEASYDLGATGWQTFWRVILPNLSSAMVGGAILAFALSFDETMITILVTGTQSTLPVRLWAMMRLGFSPDINALVALILMFTVLLCVLAARFLIPRQMATERA; from the coding sequence ATGAGCGCCCTGCCCCGGCCTTCCACCCTCTTCCTGGCCGCGATCACGACGTTGGTCGCCGTGCTGCTCTACAGCCCGCTATTCGTGCCGATCGTATCGTCGTTCTTCACCATCTCGCATGGCGATGTCGACTGGTCGTCGCCGACGCTTTCTACCTATCGGACGCTGGCTGGAAACCACGACATACTAGCCGCCCTGCGCACCACGCTGATCGTCGGCCTGTGCACCGTCGTGCTCTCGGTAGTCAGCGGCACGCTGCTGGCGCTCTACTATCACGGCCGCCGGTCAGGACGTTCGGTGCTGCAGTTCATCATCTTCCTGCCGTTCCTGATGCCGCCGATCATCAGCGGCCTGGCGCTGCTGATCTTCTTCCGCGAGATCGGCCTCGAACGCTCGCTACTGACAGTCATCATCGGACATACCGTCTTCGTGCTGGCGATCGTCTATCGCACCGTGCTGATGCGGCTGCAGTCGATGAGCCGCACGCTGGTCGAAGCATCCTACGATCTCGGTGCCACCGGCTGGCAGACCTTCTGGCGCGTCATCCTGCCGAACCTGTCGAGCGCCATGGTCGGCGGCGCCATCCTGGCCTTCGCCCTGTCGTTCGACGAAACGATGATCACCATTCTGGTCACCGGCACGCAAAGCACGCTGCCGGTCAGGCTGTGGGCGATGATGCGGCTTGGCTTCTCGCCCGACATCAATGCGCTGGTGGCGCTGATCCTGATGTTCACCGTGCTGCTCTGCGTACTCGCCGCCCGTTTTCTGATCCCCAGGCAGATGGCGACGGAACGGGCCTGA
- a CDS encoding ABC transporter permease: protein MSKAGSTHTEQGHLSLLVTVLAFALPVIFILVPLAIFLIYSFFSVDQGTIVYAPTLGNYVRFFTDPIFLPVFWNTIVLCVSVAIICILLAYPAAYFLTTLKGRWRYALLMLLLVPLLMSYVIKIYAIRSILGLNGFLNKALVATGTLEQPSTLFVFNMNAILLTLSLLLIPFAILPIFLSLERIPQTLLRASDDLGASGLQTFLRITLPLSLPGVASAASFVFVLAIGDFLTPQMVGGISGFTFGRILYSQFGTAYNWPFGAALSVALAIVVICAILIGERFGRSRGTSI, encoded by the coding sequence ATGAGCAAGGCCGGCTCGACACACACTGAGCAAGGGCACCTGTCGCTGCTGGTAACGGTGCTGGCTTTTGCCCTGCCGGTGATCTTTATCCTCGTGCCGCTGGCGATCTTCCTGATCTATAGTTTCTTCAGCGTCGACCAGGGCACGATCGTCTACGCGCCCACACTTGGCAACTATGTCAGGTTCTTCACCGACCCGATCTTTCTGCCGGTGTTCTGGAACACCATCGTGCTGTGTGTTTCGGTGGCCATCATCTGCATCCTGCTCGCCTATCCGGCCGCCTATTTCCTGACGACCCTGAAAGGGCGGTGGCGCTATGCCTTGCTGATGCTGCTCCTGGTGCCGCTCTTGATGAGCTACGTCATCAAGATCTATGCGATCCGCAGCATCCTCGGCCTTAACGGGTTCCTCAACAAGGCGCTGGTGGCGACCGGCACCCTTGAGCAGCCGTCGACGCTTTTCGTGTTCAACATGAACGCCATCCTTTTGACGCTGAGCCTGCTTCTGATCCCTTTCGCCATCCTGCCGATCTTCCTGTCGCTGGAACGGATCCCGCAGACCCTGCTGCGCGCCTCGGACGACCTTGGCGCGAGCGGCTTGCAGACGTTCCTGCGCATCACCTTGCCGCTCAGTCTTCCCGGTGTCGCCTCGGCGGCGAGCTTCGTCTTCGTGCTGGCGATCGGCGATTTCCTGACGCCGCAGATGGTCGGCGGCATCAGCGGCTTCACCTTCGGCCGCATCCTCTATAGCCAGTTCGGCACAGCCTATAACTGGCCGTTCGGCGCGGCGCTCTCGGTGGCGCTTGCGATCGTGGTGATCTGCGCAATCCTCATCGGCGAACGGTTCGGACGCAGCCGGGGGACCTCGATATGA
- a CDS encoding ABC transporter ATP-binding protein → MNQNTDLLTLRSVSKSYGPVPVLHDIDLSIRDGEFLTVLGPSGSGKTTVLRLIGGLEPLTAGEIRLEGEDISRMPINRRPFNTVFQDYALFPHMTVSGNVGYGLSVRHIQRKEIARRVAEALELVQLGRFADRFPAQLSGGQRQRVALARALICQPRLILLDEPLAALDLELRRQMQEFLKSIQREIKTTFLFVTHDQEEAIGMADRICVMQAGHIRQLGTPHELYYKPNCEFVARFFGENNLVAGKLGPVQGEQRPIETALGRLVCSISGQPHLKAAPDGASAFAAFRPEALRIADCADGDNHLSGTIADLAFAGSSTVATVMAGTDNATQRLRLRMPSRIDGSALKSGEAVSLSFAPHEGHLVLA, encoded by the coding sequence ATGAACCAGAACACCGACCTGCTGACGCTGCGGTCCGTCTCGAAATCCTACGGCCCGGTGCCCGTGCTGCACGACATCGACCTGTCGATCCGGGACGGTGAGTTCCTCACCGTCCTTGGACCGTCGGGTTCGGGCAAGACCACGGTCCTGCGGCTGATCGGCGGGCTGGAGCCGCTGACAGCCGGCGAGATCCGCCTTGAGGGCGAGGACATCAGCCGCATGCCGATCAACCGGCGGCCGTTCAACACCGTGTTCCAGGATTATGCACTGTTCCCGCATATGACCGTTTCCGGCAATGTCGGCTATGGGCTTTCGGTGCGCCATATCCAGCGCAAGGAGATCGCGCGCCGCGTCGCTGAGGCTCTCGAGCTGGTGCAGCTCGGGCGCTTCGCCGATCGCTTCCCGGCACAGCTCTCGGGCGGCCAGCGCCAGCGCGTCGCGCTCGCCCGGGCGCTGATCTGCCAGCCGCGGCTGATCCTGCTCGACGAGCCGCTCGCCGCGCTCGATCTTGAGCTGCGCCGGCAGATGCAGGAATTCCTGAAATCCATCCAGCGCGAGATCAAGACCACCTTCCTGTTCGTCACCCACGACCAGGAGGAAGCCATCGGCATGGCCGACCGGATCTGCGTCATGCAGGCTGGCCATATCCGCCAGCTCGGCACACCGCACGAGCTTTACTACAAGCCGAACTGCGAGTTCGTGGCGCGCTTCTTCGGCGAGAACAATCTGGTCGCCGGAAAGCTCGGGCCGGTCCAGGGCGAGCAGCGGCCGATCGAGACGGCACTTGGGCGCCTGGTCTGCTCGATCAGCGGCCAGCCGCATCTGAAGGCCGCGCCGGATGGCGCCAGCGCCTTCGCGGCGTTCCGTCCCGAGGCCTTGCGCATTGCCGATTGCGCCGACGGCGACAACCACCTTTCCGGCACGATCGCCGATCTGGCCTTCGCCGGCTCGTCGACGGTCGCCACGGTCATGGCGGGGACGGACAATGCCACGCAACGCCTGCGGCTACGGATGCCGAGCCGGATCGACGGCAGCGCGCTGAAATCCGGCGAGGCGGTCTCGCTTTCCTTCGCGCCGCATGAAGGCCATCTGGTGCTGGCATGA
- a CDS encoding ABC transporter substrate-binding protein, producing the protein MGLKKLFLKMAAIGLGIGLMTSAALAANLRVLAWDGYADADWVKDFTAKTGIGVDVVFIGSDDEIWAKIKGSEGQDFDVFAVNTAQLQRYIKADLVSPIDVTKLPNQKEVLPRFRDLSTVSGVTKDGKVYGIPFCFDSIGLIYDTDKVKPAPTSMSVLWDPAYKGKILAYDNGEHNFSFTALTLGYKDPFNLSAEQMAAVKAKLVELKRNVLSFYTTADEAQQIYQNNDVALIWANYGQQQVKALQKIGAHVAYINPSEGALAWLDNWVISKGVRDNAAAEKWIDFMLSKKVSGELSERTGFGNTVVETSSAGGNDKLVWLNNVEDPLKRSDMWNEVKATP; encoded by the coding sequence ATGGGACTGAAAAAACTGTTTCTGAAGATGGCGGCGATCGGGCTCGGCATCGGCCTGATGACATCGGCGGCACTGGCCGCGAACCTGCGGGTGCTGGCCTGGGACGGCTACGCGGATGCCGACTGGGTCAAGGACTTCACCGCCAAGACCGGCATTGGCGTCGATGTCGTGTTCATCGGCAGCGACGACGAGATCTGGGCCAAGATCAAGGGCAGCGAAGGGCAGGACTTCGACGTCTTCGCCGTCAACACCGCCCAGTTGCAGCGCTACATCAAGGCCGACCTGGTCTCGCCGATCGACGTGACCAAGCTGCCCAACCAGAAGGAGGTGCTGCCGCGTTTCCGTGACCTGAGCACGGTGAGCGGCGTCACCAAGGACGGCAAGGTCTACGGCATCCCGTTCTGTTTCGACTCCATCGGGCTGATCTACGACACCGACAAGGTCAAGCCGGCGCCGACCTCGATGTCGGTGCTGTGGGATCCGGCTTACAAGGGCAAGATCCTCGCCTACGACAATGGCGAGCACAATTTCTCGTTTACCGCGCTGACGCTCGGCTACAAGGATCCGTTCAACCTGAGCGCCGAGCAGATGGCGGCGGTCAAGGCCAAGCTGGTCGAGCTCAAGCGCAATGTGCTGAGCTTCTACACCACCGCCGACGAGGCGCAGCAGATCTACCAGAACAACGACGTTGCGCTGATCTGGGCCAATTACGGCCAGCAGCAGGTCAAGGCGCTACAGAAGATCGGCGCCCATGTCGCCTACATTAACCCGAGCGAAGGCGCGCTCGCGTGGCTCGACAATTGGGTGATCTCCAAGGGCGTCCGCGACAATGCGGCGGCCGAGAAATGGATCGACTTCATGCTGAGCAAGAAGGTCAGCGGCGAGCTTTCCGAGCGCACCGGCTTCGGCAACACAGTGGTCGAGACGAGCAGCGCCGGCGGCAACGACAAGCTGGTCTGGCTCAACAATGTCGAAGACCCGCTCAAGCGTTCGGACATGTGGAACGAGGTCAAGGCAACGCCCTGA
- the araD1 gene encoding AraD1 family protein: MRLVQFKMPDGSRRVGRVSKDGDHLHPLKGTTTVLELAEAAIARGVSIAALVEERTTVEQVDYDQLLNGGSVLAPVDHPEPARFLVTGTGLTHTGSAAARNQMHVLTHGEGAAESDSLKIFRMGLEGGKPGAGKIGIQPEWFFKGIGTCVVPPGAPLPMPAFAKAGAEEAEIVGLYLNGPDGHPYRLGYALGNEYSDHVTEGENYLYLAHSKLRSCSIGPELLIGDLPEEVRGHSRITRNGAVIWEQEFLSGEAHMSHSIVNLEHYHFRYPMHRRPGDLHAYFFGAAVMSYASGVQTAPGDEYEIQAPTFGKPLRNRMVSVPDEGLITVTQL, from the coding sequence ATGCGTCTTGTTCAATTCAAAATGCCGGATGGCAGCAGGCGGGTCGGCCGCGTATCCAAGGATGGCGACCACCTGCATCCGCTCAAGGGAACGACCACCGTCCTGGAACTGGCGGAAGCCGCGATCGCGCGTGGCGTGTCCATCGCAGCGCTCGTCGAGGAGCGCACGACGGTGGAACAGGTCGACTACGACCAACTGTTGAATGGAGGCAGCGTGCTGGCTCCGGTCGATCATCCGGAACCGGCGCGTTTCCTGGTCACCGGCACCGGCCTGACCCACACCGGAAGTGCCGCCGCGCGCAACCAGATGCATGTGCTAACCCATGGCGAAGGCGCCGCGGAATCCGATTCGCTGAAGATCTTTCGCATGGGGTTGGAGGGAGGCAAGCCCGGTGCTGGCAAGATCGGCATCCAGCCCGAATGGTTCTTCAAGGGCATCGGCACCTGTGTCGTGCCGCCCGGCGCGCCGCTGCCGATGCCGGCATTCGCAAAGGCCGGAGCCGAGGAAGCCGAGATCGTCGGGCTTTATCTCAACGGACCGGACGGCCATCCCTATCGCCTCGGCTATGCGCTCGGAAACGAATATTCCGACCACGTGACGGAGGGCGAGAACTACCTTTATCTCGCCCATTCCAAGCTCCGTTCCTGCTCGATCGGCCCGGAACTGCTGATCGGTGATCTGCCGGAAGAAGTGCGCGGCCATTCCCGCATCACGCGCAACGGCGCGGTCATCTGGGAACAAGAGTTCCTGTCGGGCGAGGCACACATGTCGCACTCGATCGTCAATCTCGAACACTACCATTTCCGCTACCCGATGCATCGCCGGCCAGGCGACCTGCACGCCTATTTCTTCGGCGCGGCGGTGATGAGCTACGCCTCCGGCGTCCAGACGGCTCCCGGCGACGAGTATGAAATCCAGGCACCGACATTCGGCAAGCCACTGCGCAACCGGATGGTTTCGGTGCCGGACGAGGGACTGATTACCGTCACCCAGCTGTGA